The window GGGCGGCGATCATGCCGCAGCCGATGTCGACGCCGACGGCGGCGGGGAGGACCACGCCGACGGTCGGGATGACGGTGCCCACTGCGGAGCCGAGGCCGGCGTGGGCGTCGGGCATGAGGGCGATGTGCGGGTGGATGAAGGGCAGTTCACCCAGGGAGCGGGCCTGTTCGCGGGTGGCGTCGTCGAGAAGCGAGGCCCAGGACTTCACGGAGTCGGAGATGGGGAAGGGTGCCTGCATGGGTTCCTTGGGGTGGTGGGGGAGCATGACGGAACCCGTGACGACGGAGGCCGTCACGGGCTGCGGTCAGTTGACGGTGAAGCCGGCGCGTGGGTCACGGCCTTCGAGCGGGGTGCCGTCGGCCTCGATGGGCCATTCGATCTCCAGCTCGAGTTCGCGCTTGAGTACACGCTTGCCGGTGTTCTGGACCTCCATCTCAACGGTGAAGGTCTCGGGCAGGTCCATGGAGACCTGTCCTTTGCCCTGCCCGAGGGTGAGCTCGCCGTCGCGGACGCGGGCGGCCAGGTCCTCCAGCAGGTTGGCCAGCTCGTCACGGGTGAACGTGGCCTTGCTCTTGAGCAGCTTACCGGGCTTCTTCATGTGCTCCTCCTTTCTTCTAAGTACATGATCTCATACCTTACGGGGCTGGTAAAGAGTCCTGAGCTGGTGAAACTCGGATTCAGGTAGTGCTGTCCCGGGCGGGGATCCGCCCCCTCAGTCCCCGGACCGGTCGGGCCTCCGGCGGGTGGCCTTGAGGTCGGAGCGGCGCCTCTTCTCCGCCAGGCGACGCCGTACCGAACCGCGCGTGGGACGCGTCGCCCGGCGCGGGGGCGGCGGTGGGGCGAGGGCCTCGCGGAGCAGTGCCGCCAGGCGGCGACGGGCCTCCCCGCGGTTGCGCAGCTGCGAGCGCTGCCCGGAGGCCTGTACCTGCAGCACCGTGCCCGTCAGTCGGGGACCGAGGTTGCGCAGGGCACGGCGCCGCTGCGCGTCGGTGAGTGCGGAGGTGGTCGCGAGGTCGATCGACAGCTGCACCTTGCTGTCGGTGGTGTTGACCCCCTGCCCGCCCGGACCGGAGGAGCGGGCGAACTGTTCGTTGAGGTCGGCCCCCGGAATCACCAGGCCGTGAGGGATGCCGGGTCCGGGGTCGAGGTGCAGGGGGTCCATGGCCGCGAGTATAGGCAGCGCCGCCCCCGGGTGGTCTGCAGCGCTAGAGTGAGTGGCATGACAACAAACGTGCTGCCTGACCTGGACTGGAGTGCTTTCCGACGCGTCCTCATCGTCGTCGCGCACCCCGACGACGCCGAGTACGGCCTCTCCTGCGCCGTCGACATGTGGACCCGCGCCGGGGTGGAGGTCGGCTACCTGCTGCTCACCCACGGCGAGGCCGGCATCCGTCACCTCGACCCCGCCGAGACCGGCCCCCTGCGCGCCGAGGAGCAGCGGCAGGCCTGCGCCTGCGTCGGCGTCACCGACCTCACCCTGCTGGACCACCCCGACGGCCAGCTCATGGACTCGCTGGAACTGCGCCGCGACATCGCCCGCCACATCCGGCAGTTCCGGCCGGACACCGTCATCACCGCCAACTTCGACCTCGAGGCCTACGGCTCCTACAACCAGGCCGACCACCGCGTCGCGGGTCTCATGACCGTCGACGCCGTCCGCGACGCCGACAACCCGTGGATCCACCGGGACCTGGACCTGCCGGCGCACAAGGCTCAGCGGCTGCTCGTCGCCAACGCCGGTGACGCCACCCACCGCGTCACCGTCGACGAGAAGGCCGTGGAGGCGGGCATCGAGTCGCTGAGCCGCCACAAGGTCTACTTCGAGGCACTGCCGGACCATCCGGCGCCCGCGGACTTCATCCCCATGATGCTGGAGCAGCCCGACGGCGCGCAGGCCGTGCACTTCCGGGTGTTCGACCCGATCTAGCCGCTCACTCCCGGTGGTGCCCGGACGAGTTCACCGGGCCCCGCCACCGCAGCAGCGGCACGAAACGGAAGGCCCCGTGCTCGGTGACGGCGGCCTCGTCCTCGTTGATCCGCTCGACCCGCAGCATCGTGCCCGCCACCGGGATGACCATGACCCCGCCGACCCGCAGCTGGTCGATGAGCTCCTGCGGCAGGGTGTCGGCCTCCGCGGAGACGAGGATCCGGTCGAAGGGGCCCTGGTCGGGCAGCCCGAACACGCCCTCCGTCGCCTGGTGGACCGTGACGTCACGGCCGACCGCGGCGAGGTTGGACCGGCCGAACTCCACGAGTTCGGGCACGATCTCGACGGCGGTGAGGTGCCCGGTGCCGTCGAGAAGCTCGTGGAGCAGGGCGGTCGTCCACCCGGAGCCGGAGCCGACGTCGAGGACGCGGTGGCCGGGGCGGACGTCGAGGAGCCGGAGCATGACCGCCACGGTGTAGGGCTGCGAGTTGGTCTGCCCGTGGCCGATGGCGATGGGCAGGTCGAAGGGGGCGTGACGACGCGCCGCCAGCGGCAGGAAATCCGCACGGTCGACGCGCGACATCACCTCTCTGATCCGGTCGTCCATACTTTCCGAGGGTACCTACTTCCTGCCCCGCGGCGGCTCCACCAGTCCCAGCTGGACGAGCATGTCGAGGCTGTTGCGTAGCCCCCAGTGGGCGGCGATGAGGTCTCCGCGGGTGTGGAAGATGTGGACGGCGTCGATGGTGTAGGGACGTCCGGCCGCCTCCTCGCCGTGGATCGAGGCGACGCCCTTGCCGTGCTCCGTGACACGGGCGATGATGCGGTCGGGGGTCTCGATGATCGCCTCCTCCTCGACGTGCATGCCGAGGGTGCGGGCGAAGTGCTCGAGGGTCTTCATGTACCCCTCGACGCCCCGGGGGCTGCCCGAGGGGTCGGTGAGATCGAGGAAGTCCTCGGTGAACAGTTCCTCGAGTCCGGTGAGGTTGCGGCTGTTGATGGCGTCGCGGATACGGAAGACGCTGGTCAGGGCCGGATTCTTCTGGCAGTCGGTCATGGTGGGCTCCTTTGTGGGTGGGATAGATCACTTGAGTGTGAGTCTATTAGCACGGATACCCCCGGACAATAGGCCGACAGGGAAAGCCGGGCCCCTCAGTACGTGCTGTCGGCCAGCACCACGGGGCTGAGCACCCTCCGGGGGCCCGTCGGATTCGGTTCGGCGAGCTCCTCCCCGGGCACCGTCACATCCCACGGGTCCTGCGGGGACAGCGCCGGGGTGGCCGGCGAGGGGGCCTCCTCCACGACGACCCGCTCCGGCAGCACCGGGACGGGCGCGACATCGCCGACGCCGATGTCGATGAAGGACTCCCCGTCGACCACGAACACCCGCACCCCCAACGCACCGTCCTCGAGCGGCACGTACTCGAGCTGCCCGACCACCTCGCCCTCCACCCACACGTCGACGCCGTCGACCTGGCCGAGCATCTGCCGGTTCTCACCCGTCAGCGTCGCCGGGAGGCGACCACCCTGGGGGAGGAGCCGGGTGCCGTCGACAAGCGAGTTCCAGGGGACGGCGAGCTCGGGGGAGGGGAGTTCGAGGGCGACGTCGAGAAGCCCCCGCTCCTTGTTCACCGACACCCGCGCCCACGCCAACGGCTCGCACTGCGCCTGGTGGATGCGTTCGAGCTCGGGGAAGACGCCACGCAGCGGCGCCGGCACCGACCCGATCGTGCCGAACTCCCACCGCACCCGCCAACCACCGTGGATGAAGTCCGGGATCAGCCGCACCAGGATGAGCGTGCCCCCGGGTTCCATGAGCTCCGCGGCGCGCAGCTGCGAGAAGAGGATCGCCTGACTGACCTTCTCCACCGGCAGCGAGTGGACGTCCGTGCCCGCCGGCGGGCGGGCGAGGGGGTAGCTGGGAACGGCCATGCGTACAGCCTAGTCGCGCTAGCGTGGACGACATGAGGATCCCACCCGCCGGACTGTTCGTCCTCGCCGCCGGCGCCCAACTGCTCCACGGCCGCTTGTCGACGCCCCGCCTCACCCTCGCCGCGCCCCTGCTCGCCGCCTCCGGGGCGCTCGGCGTCGCCGCGCTGGGCGGCTTCGCACGCGCGGGCACGACCTTCGACCCCGTGCGCATCGACCGCGCCTCGGCGCTGGTCACCGACGGCGTGCTCGCGCACACCCGCAACCCCATGTACCTGGCGCTCGCCGGGGCGCTCGTCGCGCACGCCCTCGCCCGCGGCTCCTGGCCGGGGCTGCTGCCGGTGGCCGGCTTCGTGTGGGCCGTCGACCGCGGGCAGGTGGCGGCGGAGGAGGCGGTGCTGCGGGAGAGGTTCGGCCCCGAGTACGAGGCCTACGCCCGGCGGGTCCCGCGCTGGATTACCTAGGCTGGCGGCATGAAGCTGCGCATTGAACCAGGTGACATCACACGCGTGCGTGCCGACGCCCTCGTCAACGCCGCCAACTCCGGACTCCTCGGCGGCGGGGGCGTCGACGGCGCCATCCACCGCGTGGGCGGCCCGACGATCCTCGCCGAGTGCCGCGAGATCCGCGCCCGGGACCTGCCCGACGGACTGCCCGCCGGTCAGGCCGTGGCCACCGGGGCGGGGGACCTGCCCGCCCGCTGGGTGATCCACACGGTCGGGCCGGTGTGGTCCGCGACCGAGGACCGCTCCGCCACCCTCGCCTCCTGCTACCGGGAGTCACTGCGGCTCGCGGTGTCGCTGGGGGCCCGGACGGTCGCGTTCCCGGCGATCTCCGCCGGCGTGTACGGCTGGCCGATCGACGACGCCGCCCGCATCGCGGTGACCACCTGCCGGGAGGTGGGCGGTGTCGAGGAGGTCATCTTCGTCCCCTTCGGGGAGGCGGCGGAGGCGGCCTTCCGGGCGGCGCTGGACGATTAGTTAAGGGATTGTTATGGAATGCCCTTGTCGCCGGTGAGGGCCGGTTTCCTCCGGTGGGTGATGGCCGGGGCCTACGGAAAACGGGTGTCGGAGCGCGCCGGGATCTGCCTACGGTGGCCCTGACCTGTGTTCCCGACCCCGACCGGATCCCCCATGCTCACCCGCCTCGCGTCCACCCTGCGCCTCAAGACCGACCCGTCGGTGTACTTCGCCACCGTGGGGGCCGTCCTCGCCTTCGTCGTGCTGACCATCGTCGCCGGCGACTGGGTCGGGGACGTCTTCGGTGCCGCCACCACCTGGATCCTCACGAACCTCGGCTGGTTCTACATCCTCGGCGTCACGGTGTTCCTCCTGTTCCTCATCATCGTGGCGGTCAGCCGCTACGGGCACGTCCGCCTCGGCGCCGACGACGAACGGCCCGAGTACCCCACCCTCGTGTGGTTCGCGATGCTCTTCGCCGCCGGCATCGGCACCATCCTCATGTTCTGGGGCGTGGCGGAACCGATCTCCCACTTCGCCAACCCGCCGATCGGGGACGTCGACCCCGAGTCCGTCGAGGCCGCCCGCCAGGCCATCGCCATCACGCACTACCACTTCGGTCTCCACACCTGGACCATCTTCGCGCTGCCCGCGCTGTGCTTCGCCTACTTCATCTACAAGCGGAAGATGCCGCCGCGCGTCAGCTCGATCTTCTCCCCGTTGCTGGGCTCCCGCGTCTACGGGCCGCTCGGCCGGAGCATCGACGTCATCGCGCTCATCGGCACCATCTTCGGCGTGGCCACCTCCGTCGGCCTGGGCACCCTGCAG of the Corynebacterium humireducens NBRC 106098 = DSM 45392 genome contains:
- the arfB gene encoding alternative ribosome rescue aminoacyl-tRNA hydrolase ArfB codes for the protein MDPLHLDPGPGIPHGLVIPGADLNEQFARSSGPGGQGVNTTDSKVQLSIDLATTSALTDAQRRRALRNLGPRLTGTVLQVQASGQRSQLRNRGEARRRLAALLREALAPPPPPRRATRPTRGSVRRRLAEKRRRSDLKATRRRPDRSGD
- a CDS encoding PIG-L deacetylase family protein — its product is MTTNVLPDLDWSAFRRVLIVVAHPDDAEYGLSCAVDMWTRAGVEVGYLLLTHGEAGIRHLDPAETGPLRAEEQRQACACVGVTDLTLLDHPDGQLMDSLELRRDIARHIRQFRPDTVITANFDLEAYGSYNQADHRVAGLMTVDAVRDADNPWIHRDLDLPAHKAQRLLVANAGDATHRVTVDEKAVEAGIESLSRHKVYFEALPDHPAPADFIPMMLEQPDGAQAVHFRVFDPI
- a CDS encoding amphi-Trp domain-containing protein, with the translated sequence MKKPGKLLKSKATFTRDELANLLEDLAARVRDGELTLGQGKGQVSMDLPETFTVEMEVQNTGKRVLKRELELEIEWPIEADGTPLEGRDPRAGFTVN
- a CDS encoding methyltransferase family protein produces the protein MRIPPAGLFVLAAGAQLLHGRLSTPRLTLAAPLLAASGALGVAALGGFARAGTTFDPVRIDRASALVTDGVLAHTRNPMYLALAGALVAHALARGSWPGLLPVAGFVWAVDRGQVAAEEAVLRERFGPEYEAYARRVPRWIT
- a CDS encoding O-acetyl-ADP-ribose deacetylase codes for the protein MKLRIEPGDITRVRADALVNAANSGLLGGGGVDGAIHRVGGPTILAECREIRARDLPDGLPAGQAVATGAGDLPARWVIHTVGPVWSATEDRSATLASCYRESLRLAVSLGARTVAFPAISAGVYGWPIDDAARIAVTTCREVGGVEEVIFVPFGEAAEAAFRAALDD
- a CDS encoding protein-L-isoaspartate O-methyltransferase family protein — encoded protein: MDDRIREVMSRVDRADFLPLAARRHAPFDLPIAIGHGQTNSQPYTVAVMLRLLDVRPGHRVLDVGSGSGWTTALLHELLDGTGHLTAVEIVPELVEFGRSNLAAVGRDVTVHQATEGVFGLPDQGPFDRILVSAEADTLPQELIDQLRVGGVMVIPVAGTMLRVERINEDEAAVTEHGAFRFVPLLRWRGPVNSSGHHRE
- a CDS encoding ester cyclase, translated to MTDCQKNPALTSVFRIRDAINSRNLTGLEELFTEDFLDLTDPSGSPRGVEGYMKTLEHFARTLGMHVEEEAIIETPDRIIARVTEHGKGVASIHGEEAAGRPYTIDAVHIFHTRGDLIAAHWGLRNSLDMLVQLGLVEPPRGRK